The window CCAGCATCGACCGCAGCGCCGGTTGCGGACGCAGCTCGCGCAAATACTGGCGATTGGTCTTGCCTTTGGACAAACGTATCACCTGGTGGCGGTCCAGCTCGACGAGCTGGTAGCTGAACAGATAAACGATGGCTTCGCTGAATCTCGTTTCTTCATAGAGCCGGCGGGCCTCGGCCAACAAATCGATATCGCCGCGGCGAATCCGGAACGGAAGAGCCTCGATCCGCGCGGCGTCATCGACGGCCGTATGCTTGACGCGGGCCGTGTCGTCCACGGCCGCCTGCTCTTCGCGGCTCAGATAGGCGCGAATAAAAAACCAGGCGATGGCGAAAAACAAAGCGACGAGCAGCACGATGGCCAGGATGTCGCCCCAGGCACCGAGGGTCCGGCTTGCCCGTGGCCTGCTTTCGTCGACGTCGCGTTCTGAATCATTCTCGCTTGGCGGCTTCGCTTCTGGTTCGCCGCTTTTGTTAGCAACGTTCTCCGGCGGGCTGAGGTGAACGCGGCGCAGCGAATCGTGGTCTTGGTCATACCACGGAAAGGCCTCGCGACGGAGCGCTCGCCTTGCATCTTCGACGCCGGCAATCGGGCCGGCGAACGCTTCGGCCGCAGAGGCAGGCAAACCGACTGCCAAGAGTGCGGTCGTACAAGCTGAAATCAGGAATCGGCCCATGAAAGATCGAGCGGCGCCATGTTCGTGTGCGGAGAACCCGCATTCTACCATCCTCGGCCGCGTTCCGCTGCCTACGGCCGCGCCGGGTAGTGATTTCATTTCAGCCGTTGTCAAGAAGAATCC of the Pirellulales bacterium genome contains:
- a CDS encoding DUF4129 domain-containing protein; the encoded protein is MAVGLPASAAEAFAGPIAGVEDARRALRREAFPWYDQDHDSLRRVHLSPPENVANKSGEPEAKPPSENDSERDVDESRPRASRTLGAWGDILAIVLLVALFFAIAWFFIRAYLSREEQAAVDDTARVKHTAVDDAARIEALPFRIRRGDIDLLAEARRLYEETRFSEAIVYLFSYQLVELDRHQVIRLSKGKTNRQYLRELRPQPALRSMLERSMVTFEEVFFGGHALGRAQFETVWHEVGPFTAMLARQERT